From the genome of Spinacia oleracea cultivar Varoflay chromosome 2, BTI_SOV_V1, whole genome shotgun sequence, one region includes:
- the LOC110789337 gene encoding multiple C2 domain and transmembrane region protein 5 has translation MNNSYKLGVEVTAAHDLVPRDGEGSSSAYVELKFDDQIFRTSTKEKDLNPFWNETFYFNISNPNNLPNLTLEAFVYSYNQSTNSKVFLGKVCINGSSFVTHSEASEFYFPLEKRHIFSRVKGELGLKVFITDDPSIRLSMPPPPMESDHFPFSEGGNEIPRSSSRETKSNSRHTFWNLPKQDNNNTQKSQPQVTPITTSAPKSETQGPKVKQVNPGIPGQAFDYKLKETSPMLGGGRVVGGRVLRSSYKPASTYDLVEQMLFLFVRVVKARELPTKDLTGSLDPYVEVKVGNYKGVTRFFEKRKDPEWNEVFAFSRDRLQASVLEVVVKDKDLVKDDFVGVIRLDLHEVPTRVQPDSPLAAQWYRLEDKKGDRSNDNGELMLAVWYGTQADEAFSDAWHSDAITPPDMSASATTHMRSKVYHSPRLWYLRVNVIEAQDLITSDKGRFPDCYVKAQLGAQTLRTKPVQTKMGNPFWNEDLMFVAAEPFDEHLIITIEDRLGQSKEETLGKVSIPLAAVRKRPDDKNFPTQWINLQKPSSSDVEEEEKRVRFASKLHARISLDGGYHVLNESTYYSSDLRPSMKQLWKSSIGVLELGILNAEGLFPMKSREGRGTADTFCVAKYCQKWVRTRTIIDSLSPKYNEQYTWEVYDPATVLTIGVFDNGHLVGNKDTKIGKVRIRISTLEAGRVYTHSYPLLVLHPSGLKKMGELHLAIRFSCTNMNNMMFMYTKPLLPKMHYSRPLSLMQTNNLRVHATNVLASRLSRAEPPLKKEVVEYMCDVDAHFWSMRRSKANFYRIISLLQGLIAIGKWFTDVCAWKNPVTTVLVHLLYVMLVCFPELILPTVFLYMFLIGLWNYRYRPRNPPHMDTRISYADTTIPDELDEEFDTFPTSRGSEVVRRRYDRLRSIGAKVQTVLGDFAAQGERAQALLSWRDPRASAIFLTFCLMAAIVLYATPFNVMALLGGFYTMRHPRFRSKYPATPMNFFRRLPAKTDCLL, from the coding sequence ATGAACAATAGTTATAAGTTAGGGGTAGAAGTGACAGCAGCACACGATCTTGTACCTAGAGACGGTGAAGGTTCATCGAGTGCCTATGTAGAGCTCAAGTTTGATGATCAGATATTTCGTACTAGCACCAAAGAAAAGGACCTAAACCCCTTTTGGAACGAAACCTTTTATTTCAACATATCGAATCCAAACAATCTTCCCAATCTTACCCTTGAAGCCTTTGTCTACAGCTACAATCAATCAACCAACTCTAAGGTTTTCCTTGGTAAAGTCTGCATCAATGGATCATCCTTTGTGACTCACTCAGAAGCTTCtgaattttattttcctttggAGAAACGACATATTTTCTCTCGTGTTAAAGGAGAACTTGGCTTGAAAGTCTTTATCACTGATGATCCATCCATCAGACTATCCATGCCACCTCCTCCAATGGAATCagatcattttccattttctgaAGGTGGAAATGAAATCCCAAGATCATCTTCTAGGGAAACAAAGtcaaactcaaggcacactttcTGGAATCTTCCGAAGCAGGACAACAACAACACCCAGAAGTCTCAGCCTCAAGTAACTCCAATTACTACTTCAGCTCCTAAATCTGAAACACAGGGTCCAAAAGTTAAGCAGGTAAATCCAGGTATTCCAGGACAGGCATTTGATTACAAGCTTAAAGAGACAAGCCCTATGCTTGGTGGTGGAAGAGTTGTTGGAGGCCGTGTATTACGTTCTAGTTACAAACCTGCTAGCACGTATGACCTTGTTGAACAGATGCTATTCCTTTTTGTTCGTGTGGTAAAAGCTCGTGAACTTCCCACCAAGGATCTTACAGGAAGCCTTGATCCATATGTAGAGGTTAAAGTTGGGAATTACAAAGGGGTTACCAGGTTTTTTGAGAAAAGGAAAGATCCTGAATGGAATGAAGTGTTTGCTTTCTCTAGGGACCGTCTTCAGGCATCTGTGTTGGAAGTTGTGGTGAAAGATAAGGATTTGGTGAAGGATGATTTTGTTGGGGTCATCCGACTTGATCTTCATGAAGTCCCCACTAGGGTTCAGCCTGATAGTCCGTTGGCTGCGCAATGGTATCGTCTTGAAGACAAGAAAGGGGATAGGAGTAATGATAATGGGGAACTGATGCTTGCTGTTTGGTATGGTACTCAAGCAGATGAGGCCTTTTCTGATGCTTGGCATTCTGATGCAATTACCCCTCCTGATATGTCAGCTTCAGCTACTACACATATGCGTTCCAAAGTCTACCATTCCCCTAGATTATGGTATCTTCGAGTTAATGTTATCGAGGCTCAAGACTTGATTACCTCAGATAAGGGTAGGTTTCCTGATTGTTATGTTAAGGCACAGCTTGGAGCACAAACTTTAAGGACAAAGCCTGTTCAAACCAAGATGGGAAACCCCTTTTGGAATGAGGATCTGATGTTTGTTGCTGCTGAGCCTTTTGATGAGCATTTGATCATCACTATTGAAGATCGATTAGGTCAGAGCAAAGAAGAGACCCTTGGCAAAGTCAGTATCCCATTAGCTGCTGTCCGTAAGCGTcctgatgataagaactttccTACTCAATGGATCAACCTTCAGAAACCGAGCTCTTCTGATGTCGAGGAAGAGGAGAAGAGAGTTAGGTTTGCTAGTAAGTTACATGCTCGTATAAGCCTTGATGGGGGTTACCATGTCCTTAATGAATCTACTTATTACAGCAGTGATCTCAGACCAAGTATGAAGCAACTATGGAAATCTTCAATTGGTGTTcttgaacttggaatattgAATGCTGAGGGACTCTTCCCAATGAAAAGTAGAGAAGGAAGGGGAACAGCAGATACCTTTTGTGTGGCAAAGTATTGTCAGAAATGGGTTCGTACACGAACAATCATCGACAGTCTTAGCCCCAAGTACAATGAGCAGTACACATGGGAAGTGTATGATCCTGCAACTGTCCTTACCATAGGTGTTTTTGACAATGGCCATCTTGTTGGAAACAAAGACACTAAAATCGGGAAAGTGAGAATTCGAATCTCCACACTTGAAGCAGGGCGTGTATATACTCACTCATATCCATTGCTAGTCCTCCACCCTTCTGGTTTGAAGAAGATGGGAGAGTTACATTTGGCAATTCGATTCTCTTGTACAAACATGAACAACATGATGTTTATGTACACGAAGCCGCTTCTCCCAAAAATGCATTACTCTAGACCTTTGTCTTTGATGCAGACTAACAATCTAAGGGTTCATGCTACTAATGTCCTAGCCTCGAGGCTTAGCAGAGCAGAACCCCCTTTGAAGAAGGAAGTGGTTGAGTATATGTGTGATGTGGATGCACATTTTTGGAGCATGAGAAGAAGCAAGGCTAACTTCTATCGCATAATCTCACTACTGCAAGGGTTGATTGCAATTGGGAAATGGTTCACAGATGTGTGTGCGTGGAAAAATCCGGTCACAACTGTCCTTGTTCatttgctttatgtgatgttGGTTTGTTTTCCCGAGCTCATTCTTCCTACAGTGTTCCTGTACATGTTTTTGATCGGACTGTGGAATTATCGGTATAGGCCAAGAAACCCTCCTCACATGGACACAAGGATCTCCTATGCTGATACTACAATCCCAGATGAGCTTGATGAAGAGTTTGACACCTTTCCTACATCGAGAGGCTCAGAGGTGGTTCGAAGAAGGTATGATAGACTCAGGAGCATAGGTGCCAAAGTGCAAACTGTGTTGGGTGATTTTGCCGCGCAGGGGGAAAGGGCTCAAGCACTGCTGAGTTGGCGAGACCCACGAGCCTCAGCCATATTTCTGACATTCTGTCTTATGGCTGCAATTGTTCTGTATGCTACTCCTTTCAATGTTATGGCTCTTCTTGGTGGTTTTTATACCATGAGGCATCCTAGGTTTCGCAGTAAGTATCCTGCAACACCCATGAATTTCTTTAGGAGATTACCAGCAAAAACAGATTGCTTGCTGTAA